A section of the Rhipicephalus sanguineus isolate Rsan-2018 chromosome 11, BIME_Rsan_1.4, whole genome shotgun sequence genome encodes:
- the LOC119375273 gene encoding sulfotransferase ssu-1 yields the protein MLKVAEDRELRKLKGRHVAVYRQIDGYLVSPSFVDELVRDALRYQPRPDDIFIVSYPKCGTTWMQHIVYNILNSRPPPRGLLEQSTAMPFLEMQGSMSARVMPRPGAIKTHMPFHLHPYSKQAKYIYITRNPYDCCVSFYYHTKGLPAYCFEDGTFDEFVDMFIEGNVAIGDYFEHVLSWYARRLDENVLFVTYEDLRKDTAAWIMRIAEFIGEKYAWELKQNPSALTRVVNNTSLKAMQESVNEVIQKGSEQMKSMSEDKKPWWMKRVLETAGEKMAKKPATAEFIRKGIVGDWRNHFRPDQVIRMKKTMAVKTAGSDVMSLWDGIGLP from the exons ATGTTAAAGGTAGCAGAGGACCGTGAACTCAGAAAGCTAAAAGGAAGACACGTGGCTGTGTACCGTCAAATCGACGGATATCTCGTCAGCCCCTCATTCGTCGATGAGCTTGTCCGCGACGCTCTCAGGTACCAACCGCGCCCAGATGACATCTTCATTGTAAGCTACCCAAAGTGCGGAACAACATGGATGCAGCACATCGTGTACAACATCCTCAACAGCCGACCGCCACCGAGAGGGCTGCTCGAGCAGAGTACCGCCATGCCATTCCTGGAAATGCAGGGCTCCATGTCCGCGAGGGTCATGCCGAGACCAGGAGCCATTAAAACTCACATGCCATTTCACTTGCACCCCTACTCGAAGCAGGCCAA GTACATCTACATAACCAGAAATCCTTACGACTGTTGCGTCTCCTTCTACTACCACACCAAGGGCCTGCCTGCCTATTGCTTCGAAGATGGCACTTTCGATGAATTCGTCGACATGTTCATCGAAGGCAATGTAGCCATTGGGGACTACTTCGAGCACGTTCTGTCCTGGTACGCGCGAAGACTGGACGAAAATGTCCTCTTCGTGACGTACGAGGATCTGAGGAAGGACACGGCGGCATGGATCATGAGGATTGCCGAATTTATTGGGGAAAAGTACGCTTGGGAATTAAAACAGAACCCAAGCGCGCTAACGCGTGTCGTAAACAACACAAGTTTAAAAGCTATGCAGGAAAGTGTGAACGAAGTTATCCAGAAGGGGAGCGAACAGATGAAGTCCATGTCTGAAGACAAGAAGCCGTGGTGGATGAAGCGCGTTCTAGAGACAGCGGGTGAAAAAATGGCGAAGAAACCTGCAACCGCAGAATTCATACGCAAGGGAATAGTGGGTGACTGGCGCAATCACTTTAGGCCTGATCAGGTGATTCGCATGAAAAAAACGATGGCTGTTAAGACTGCTGGAAGTGATGTCATGAGTCTTTGGGACGGCATTGGACTACCGTGA